From the genome of Phreatobacter cathodiphilus, one region includes:
- a CDS encoding amidase: MTDAATVLAAGAVATAEAIAEGRTSARAVVETTLARIAAANDRLHAFIAVMADEARAEADMLDTVQSFGQRRGPLHGVPVAVKDIIDVAGQRTRAGSLTRDHLPAAAADAWCVSRLRAAGAIVVGKTHTVEYAFGGWGTNPIAGTPVNPHDATTHRVPGGSSSGTGVAVGAGLVPIGFGTDTGGSVRLPAAWCGTVGHKTSMGLVSRAGVVPLALHFDTIGPLARTVRDAAVMSQVLLGSDPADPSTEAGPGLDLGSGLEAGVRGLTLGVLAIDPDITVDDGVAASFSAAAAALEKAGARLVPVSLPESLATYTQACGELMMVEGAHHHGVLAREAPCRLGGWAARRIGGGFDIPATRYFAGVEIRRQRMAAARAFLAGNGIDALILPTTPVPAVPLTQVDEAGAPGIFTRFVNYLEWCGVSVPVAPTATGLPVGFQVVAPRFADALALRIARSVEAAVSGPFPLPA, encoded by the coding sequence ATGACAGATGCAGCCACCGTCCTCGCCGCCGGCGCCGTCGCCACGGCCGAAGCCATCGCCGAGGGACGGACCAGCGCCCGGGCCGTGGTCGAGACGACGCTGGCGCGCATCGCCGCCGCCAACGACCGCCTCCACGCCTTCATCGCCGTGATGGCCGACGAGGCGCGCGCCGAGGCCGACATGCTCGACACGGTGCAGTCCTTCGGCCAGCGCCGCGGCCCCCTGCACGGCGTGCCGGTCGCCGTGAAGGACATTATCGACGTCGCCGGCCAGCGCACGCGGGCCGGCTCCCTCACCCGCGACCACCTGCCGGCCGCGGCGGCGGACGCATGGTGCGTGTCGCGCCTGAGAGCCGCGGGCGCCATCGTCGTCGGCAAGACCCACACGGTGGAATATGCCTTCGGCGGCTGGGGCACCAATCCGATCGCCGGCACGCCGGTGAACCCCCACGACGCCACGACGCACCGCGTCCCCGGCGGCTCCTCGTCCGGCACCGGCGTCGCCGTCGGCGCCGGCCTGGTGCCCATCGGCTTCGGCACCGATACCGGCGGCTCCGTCCGCCTGCCCGCCGCCTGGTGCGGCACGGTCGGCCACAAGACATCCATGGGCCTCGTCAGCCGCGCCGGCGTGGTGCCGCTGGCCCTCCACTTCGACACCATCGGCCCGCTGGCGCGCACCGTGCGCGACGCGGCGGTGATGAGCCAGGTCCTGCTCGGCTCCGACCCGGCCGACCCCTCCACCGAGGCCGGGCCGGGACTCGACCTCGGCTCCGGGCTGGAGGCGGGGGTGCGCGGCCTCACCCTCGGCGTGCTGGCGATCGATCCGGACATCACCGTGGACGACGGTGTCGCCGCGAGCTTCAGCGCCGCCGCCGCCGCCCTCGAGAAGGCGGGCGCGCGGCTCGTTCCGGTCTCGCTGCCCGAGAGCCTTGCCACCTACACCCAGGCCTGCGGCGAGCTTATGATGGTGGAAGGCGCCCACCACCACGGCGTCCTGGCGCGCGAGGCCCCCTGCCGGCTCGGCGGCTGGGCGGCACGGCGCATCGGCGGCGGCTTCGACATACCCGCGACGCGCTATTTCGCCGGCGTCGAGATCCGCCGGCAGCGCATGGCCGCGGCCAGGGCCTTCCTCGCCGGCAACGGCATCGACGCCCTCATCCTGCCGACCACGCCCGTTCCCGCCGTTCCCCTGACCCAGGTGGACGAGGCCGGCGCGCCGGGCATCTTCACCCGCTTCGTCAACTATCTCGAATGGTGCGGCGTCTCCGTGCCCGTGGCGCCGACGGCGACGGGTCTTCCGGTCGGCTTCCAGGTCGTCGCCCCGCGCTTCGCCGACGCCCTTGCCCTGCGCATCGCGCGCAGCGTCGAGGCGGCCGTCTCGGGCCCCTTCCCCCTGCCCGCCTGA
- a CDS encoding ABC transporter substrate-binding protein has translation MRTMFRPALIAGAFALAGALLTSASAMAQEKVLRIGMTAADIPRTHGQPDQGFEGNRFTGIPMYDALVHWDLSKADAASVIIPGLALSWSVDAADKNKWVFRLRPGVKFHDGSRFNAAAVVWNVQKVLDQNAPHFDQSQVGVTVSRMPNLASARAIDDLTVELTTKAPDSFLPINLTNLFMASPTHWQKLLSEVPASVADPKARAAAAWTAFAAAPSGTGPFRGVRLVPRERFEMVANKDYWDAARRPKVDRVVLLPLPEPNARTAALLSGQVDWIEAPAPDSVPQIKQRGFTLYTNAQPHVWPWQFSFREGSPWLDRRVRHAANLCINRAELKELLGGLMEIPVGTVPAGHPWWGNPSFQIKYDLPAAQKLMQEAGFSAAKPLTVKVLTSASGSGQMQPIVMNEWLQQALKECFFNVELEVAEWNAVFTNWREGAGHANARGANATNVTFAAMDPFFAMIRFVTRQTNPPASNNWGFFNSDEFDQLAATARSTFDDAGRDRALAALHKRIVEEAPFLWVAHDVGPRAMSARVTGVVQPRSWFIDIAPMDIRPGS, from the coding sequence ATGCGAACCATGTTTCGTCCGGCGTTGATCGCCGGCGCCTTCGCCCTTGCGGGTGCGCTGCTGACCTCGGCCTCAGCCATGGCCCAGGAAAAGGTCCTGCGCATCGGCATGACGGCGGCGGACATTCCGCGCACCCACGGCCAGCCCGACCAGGGCTTCGAGGGCAACCGCTTCACCGGCATCCCGATGTATGACGCGCTGGTCCACTGGGACCTGTCGAAGGCGGACGCCGCCTCCGTCATCATCCCGGGCCTCGCCCTGTCCTGGTCCGTCGACGCCGCCGACAAGAACAAGTGGGTCTTCCGCCTGCGTCCGGGCGTGAAGTTCCACGACGGCTCGCGCTTCAACGCCGCGGCGGTGGTGTGGAACGTCCAGAAGGTCCTCGACCAGAACGCCCCGCATTTCGACCAGAGCCAGGTCGGCGTCACCGTCTCGCGCATGCCGAACCTCGCCTCGGCCCGCGCCATCGACGACCTCACGGTGGAGCTGACCACCAAGGCGCCGGACTCCTTCCTGCCGATCAACCTCACCAACCTGTTCATGGCGTCGCCGACGCACTGGCAGAAGCTGCTGTCAGAGGTTCCCGCCTCCGTCGCCGACCCGAAGGCCCGCGCCGCGGCGGCCTGGACCGCCTTCGCCGCCGCTCCCTCGGGAACCGGCCCGTTCCGCGGCGTCCGCCTGGTGCCGCGCGAGCGCTTCGAGATGGTCGCCAACAAGGACTACTGGGACGCCGCCCGCCGGCCCAAGGTCGACCGCGTCGTGCTGCTGCCGCTGCCTGAGCCGAACGCCCGCACCGCCGCCCTGCTCTCGGGCCAGGTCGACTGGATCGAGGCGCCGGCGCCCGACTCCGTGCCGCAGATCAAGCAGCGCGGCTTCACCCTCTACACCAACGCCCAGCCGCACGTCTGGCCCTGGCAGTTCTCGTTCCGCGAGGGCTCGCCCTGGCTCGACCGCCGGGTGCGCCACGCCGCCAATCTCTGCATCAACCGCGCCGAGCTGAAGGAGCTGCTGGGCGGCCTGATGGAGATTCCGGTCGGCACCGTTCCGGCGGGCCATCCCTGGTGGGGCAACCCGTCCTTCCAGATCAAGTACGACCTGCCGGCCGCCCAGAAGCTGATGCAGGAGGCCGGCTTCTCCGCCGCCAAGCCGCTGACCGTGAAGGTCCTGACCTCGGCCTCGGGCTCCGGCCAGATGCAGCCGATCGTCATGAACGAATGGCTGCAGCAGGCGCTGAAGGAGTGCTTCTTCAACGTCGAGCTGGAGGTCGCCGAGTGGAACGCGGTCTTCACCAACTGGCGTGAGGGCGCGGGCCACGCCAATGCCCGCGGCGCCAACGCCACCAACGTCACCTTCGCGGCCATGGACCCCTTCTTCGCCATGATCCGCTTCGTGACGCGGCAGACCAACCCGCCGGCCTCCAACAACTGGGGCTTCTTCAACTCCGACGAGTTCGACCAGCTCGCCGCGACGGCCCGCTCGACCTTCGACGATGCCGGCCGCGACCGGGCCCTCGCCGCCCTGCACAAGCGGATCGTCGAGGAGGCGCCCTTCCTGTGGGTCGCCCACGACGTCGGCCCGCGCGCCATGTCGGCCCGCGTCACCGGCGTCGTCCAGCCGCGGTCCTGGTTCATCGACATCGCGCCGATGGACATCCGTCCGGGCTCCTGA
- a CDS encoding ABC transporter substrate-binding protein: protein MPSFDRRQILAGAAAAAGASLFDLSQVSAQGSNVLRIAMTASDIPLPNGQTDQGAEGMRFVGYNVFDSLILWDLSKADAPGGLVPGLATSWKVDPADPTRWTFVLRPGVTFHDGSAFDAAAVVWNFDKILKADSPQHDPRQSGQGRTRIPSVKSYRALDPMTVEFIASSPNALFPYEISWILMSSPAQWEKVGRNWDAFLRAPSGTGPWKVDRYTPRERLELTPNAAYWNPARRPKLERVVLVPMPEPNARTAALLSGQVDWIEAPATDALAQLRSRGMQITSNVYPHNWTWHFSRVEGSPWNDVRIRKAANLAVDRAGMVELLGGMMLPAKGMVPPSSPWFGKPSFDVKTDVPAALKLMAEAGYGPAKPLSVKAIISPSGSGQMQPLVMNELIQQNLGEIGIKVEFEVMDWNALVSSWRAGAKHPSSRGAHSTNSSYFSQDPFTALIRHLDGGLLPPAGTNWGYYVDPDMDARLAKIRSSFDAAEQLAAIQRAHEKFVDEALFLFVAHDVAPRALSPRVKGFVQAQNWYQDITPVTVA, encoded by the coding sequence ATGCCTTCGTTCGACAGGCGGCAGATCCTTGCCGGCGCCGCGGCAGCCGCGGGTGCCTCCCTCTTCGACCTGTCGCAGGTCAGCGCCCAGGGCTCGAACGTCCTGCGCATCGCCATGACCGCCTCGGACATCCCGCTCCCCAACGGCCAGACCGACCAGGGCGCCGAGGGGATGCGCTTCGTCGGCTACAACGTCTTCGACAGCCTCATCCTCTGGGACCTCTCCAAGGCCGACGCGCCGGGCGGCCTCGTCCCGGGCCTCGCCACCTCCTGGAAGGTCGATCCGGCCGATCCCACCCGCTGGACCTTCGTGCTGCGCCCCGGCGTGACCTTCCACGACGGCTCCGCCTTCGACGCCGCGGCGGTCGTCTGGAACTTCGACAAGATCCTGAAGGCCGACAGCCCGCAGCACGACCCCCGCCAGTCCGGCCAGGGCCGCACCCGCATCCCCTCGGTGAAGAGCTACCGCGCGCTCGATCCGATGACGGTGGAGTTCATCGCCTCCTCGCCGAACGCCCTGTTCCCCTACGAAATCTCCTGGATCCTGATGTCCTCTCCCGCGCAGTGGGAGAAGGTCGGTCGCAACTGGGACGCCTTCCTGCGGGCCCCCTCGGGCACCGGCCCCTGGAAGGTGGACCGCTACACCCCGCGCGAGCGGCTGGAACTCACCCCCAACGCCGCCTACTGGAACCCGGCGCGGCGTCCGAAGCTCGAGCGGGTCGTGCTGGTGCCGATGCCAGAGCCGAACGCCCGCACGGCAGCGCTCCTCTCCGGCCAGGTGGACTGGATCGAGGCGCCCGCCACCGACGCCCTCGCACAGCTCCGCTCCCGCGGCATGCAGATCACCTCCAACGTCTATCCGCACAACTGGACCTGGCATTTCTCGCGGGTCGAAGGCTCGCCCTGGAACGACGTTCGCATCCGCAAGGCAGCGAACCTCGCCGTCGACCGCGCCGGCATGGTGGAGCTCCTCGGCGGCATGATGCTGCCTGCCAAGGGCATGGTCCCGCCCTCCAGCCCCTGGTTCGGCAAGCCCTCATTCGACGTCAAGACCGACGTCCCCGCGGCCCTGAAACTGATGGCGGAGGCGGGCTACGGTCCCGCCAAGCCGCTCTCGGTCAAGGCGATCATCTCGCCGTCGGGATCGGGCCAGATGCAGCCGCTGGTGATGAACGAGCTGATCCAGCAGAACCTCGGCGAAATCGGCATCAAGGTCGAGTTCGAGGTCATGGACTGGAACGCGCTGGTGAGCTCCTGGCGGGCCGGCGCCAAGCACCCCTCCTCGCGCGGCGCCCATTCCACCAACTCCTCCTATTTCAGCCAGGACCCCTTCACCGCCCTCATCCGCCACCTCGACGGCGGGCTCCTGCCCCCGGCGGGCACCAACTGGGGCTACTACGTCGATCCCGACATGGACGCCCGCCTCGCCAAGATCCGCTCGTCCTTCGACGCGGCCGAACAGCTCGCCGCCATCCAGCGCGCCCATGAGAAATTCGTCGACGAGGCGCTGTTCCTGTTCGTCGCCCACGACGTCGCGCCGCGCGCCCTGTCCCCGCGGGTGAAGGGCTTCGTCCAGGCCCAGAACTGGTACCAGGACATCACCCCGGTCACCGTCGCATGA
- a CDS encoding ABC transporter permease — translation MLTYLGKRLVYTIPIVIGVSVVCFALVHIAPGDPLVSVLPPDASEQLKQQMMRAYGFDRPYYEQFLLWCWRALHGDLGTSIATGRAVSSEVLRAVKNTLLLSVVATFIGFFFGLLFGFVAGYFRNSPVDKIASILSVIGVSVPHYWLGMVLVIVFSVQLNWLPPTGAGPGGSSDWQPDWAHFRHLILPAVTMSVIPMGIVARTIRALVADILSQDFVPALRAKGLSELGIFGHVVKNAAPTALAVMGLQLGYLLGGSILIETVFSWPGTGFLLNAAIFQRDLPLLQGTILVLALFFVLLNLIVDVIQTAIDPRIQRS, via the coding sequence ATGCTGACCTATCTGGGCAAACGCCTCGTCTACACGATCCCGATCGTCATCGGCGTGTCGGTCGTCTGCTTCGCGCTGGTGCATATCGCGCCGGGGGACCCGCTCGTCTCGGTGCTGCCGCCGGATGCGTCCGAGCAGCTCAAGCAGCAGATGATGCGGGCCTACGGCTTCGACCGGCCCTATTACGAGCAGTTCCTGCTGTGGTGCTGGCGCGCCCTGCACGGCGATCTCGGCACCTCCATCGCCACTGGCCGCGCCGTGTCGAGCGAGGTGCTGCGGGCGGTGAAGAACACGCTGCTGCTGTCGGTGGTCGCCACCTTCATCGGCTTCTTCTTCGGGCTGCTGTTCGGCTTCGTCGCCGGCTATTTCCGCAACAGCCCGGTCGACAAGATCGCCTCCATCCTCTCGGTCATCGGCGTCTCCGTGCCGCACTACTGGCTCGGCATGGTGCTGGTCATCGTGTTCTCGGTGCAGCTCAACTGGCTGCCGCCCACCGGCGCGGGCCCCGGCGGCTCCTCCGACTGGCAGCCGGACTGGGCCCATTTCCGCCACCTGATCCTGCCCGCCGTCACCATGAGCGTCATTCCCATGGGCATCGTGGCGCGCACCATCCGCGCCCTCGTCGCCGACATCCTCTCCCAGGACTTCGTGCCGGCGCTGCGCGCCAAGGGCCTCTCCGAGCTCGGCATCTTCGGCCATGTGGTGAAGAACGCCGCCCCCACCGCCCTCGCCGTCATGGGCCTGCAGCTCGGCTATCTCCTCGGCGGCTCGATCCTGATCGAGACGGTCTTCTCCTGGCCCGGCACCGGCTTCCTGCTCAACGCCGCCATCTTCCAGCGCGACCTGCCGCTGCTGCAGGGGACGATCCTCGTCCTCGCCCTCTTCTTCGTCCTCCTCAACCTCATCGTGGACGTCATCCAGACGGCCATCGATCCGCGCATCCAGAGGAGCTGA